A window of the Cystobacter fuscus genome harbors these coding sequences:
- a CDS encoding DUF2380 domain-containing protein: MAGPDSAESEARKKALTAQLAFRGALREVSGTTRRISGEFSRLKARGRGVGDGNGAFVRYVDFGVGQLRWMDAQLAGATRLANAASEVEDPDMQLALLRLAGPRLEAAMLGSLLLAAWVDFLHLADAVLTQHFYSVERMFADMWRWQEMLEPAMTALSSQEHGQVEAAARDVPPLVGHLTEEFAATVERMRVAAENLQKALVLKEAIEMATMLSTMRFSLPSVPPSAPALVGMGLAVGGDGVMMGTRMVVSAEWVEMMRHLVRAGVLSVPVVSAAVRIQAGQAMLARAHGELPRGVREALGDGPEVGAMHETGKAGAGMAEPPRHHVMPKEFRAWFERRGFTGEMGIDEFCVKLEQAHHEAIHGGGHWKLGRQWPGEWNRMIMEALLEAETTAGRMLTRNEVLGTVAQRMKDYYIPMNFVSWRGQ; this comes from the coding sequence GTGGCGGGCCCAGACAGCGCGGAGAGCGAGGCGCGGAAGAAGGCCCTCACGGCTCAACTGGCGTTTCGCGGTGCCCTTCGCGAAGTGTCTGGCACCACCCGCCGCATCTCCGGCGAGTTCTCCAGGCTCAAGGCCCGTGGGCGGGGCGTTGGCGACGGCAACGGCGCCTTCGTCCGCTACGTGGACTTCGGCGTCGGGCAACTGCGGTGGATGGACGCCCAGCTCGCCGGCGCCACCCGGCTGGCCAACGCTGCTTCGGAGGTGGAGGACCCGGACATGCAACTCGCCCTGCTGCGCCTCGCCGGCCCACGGCTCGAGGCCGCCATGCTCGGCTCGCTCCTGCTCGCCGCCTGGGTCGACTTCCTCCACCTCGCCGATGCCGTGCTCACCCAGCACTTCTACAGCGTGGAGAGGATGTTCGCGGACATGTGGCGCTGGCAGGAGATGCTCGAGCCCGCCATGACGGCGCTCTCCTCCCAGGAGCACGGGCAGGTGGAGGCCGCGGCGCGCGACGTGCCCCCACTGGTGGGCCACCTCACGGAGGAATTCGCGGCCACGGTGGAGAGAATGCGCGTGGCGGCGGAGAACCTCCAGAAAGCGCTGGTACTCAAGGAAGCCATCGAGATGGCCACGATGCTCTCGACGATGAGGTTCTCGCTGCCCTCGGTGCCGCCGTCCGCTCCCGCCCTGGTGGGCATGGGCCTGGCGGTGGGCGGCGACGGCGTGATGATGGGCACGCGGATGGTGGTGTCCGCCGAGTGGGTGGAGATGATGCGCCACCTGGTGCGAGCGGGCGTCCTCTCCGTGCCCGTTGTCAGCGCCGCCGTGCGGATTCAGGCGGGCCAGGCGATGCTGGCGCGGGCGCACGGCGAGCTGCCCAGGGGCGTGCGCGAGGCGCTGGGAGATGGGCCCGAGGTGGGGGCCATGCACGAGACGGGCAAAGCGGGGGCTGGCATGGCCGAGCCGCCGCGGCACCACGTCATGCCCAAGGAGTTCCGCGCGTGGTTCGAGAGGCGCGGCTTCACCGGCGAGATGGGCATTGACGAGTTCTGCGTCAAGCTGGAGCAGGCGCACCATGAGGCCATCCACGGAGGTGGACACTGGAAGCTGGGCCGCCAATGGCCCGGCGAATGGAATCGAATGATTATGGAGGCGTTGCTCGAAGCCGAGACAACGGCCGGCCGGATGTTGACGCGGAACGAAGTCCTGGGAACAGTCGCGCAGCGTATGAAGGACTACTACATTCCAATGAATTTTGTCTCGTGGAGAGGACAATGA
- a CDS encoding NUDIX hydrolase — protein sequence MSKDRSWEGNVKARLYGRVRERGYDSLTTFAEARPAVPLYLLAEELGKDDVAAVQVLSGLLAEAEQRKQVTRFVRDVLVRELSESLPNGWPAVLDDASRGEVAVALGTWTAYTPETHKERVKQARAVLRATPPPPGWRPRGPDDELLRMLLPDEEV from the coding sequence ATGAGCAAGGACCGTTCCTGGGAGGGCAACGTCAAGGCTCGCCTTTATGGGCGGGTCAGGGAGCGCGGCTATGACTCGCTCACCACCTTCGCCGAGGCGCGCCCTGCTGTCCCGTTGTACTTGCTGGCCGAAGAGCTTGGAAAGGACGACGTTGCAGCCGTGCAGGTGTTGAGCGGATTGCTCGCTGAAGCCGAGCAGCGCAAGCAGGTGACGCGCTTTGTTCGCGATGTGCTTGTTCGTGAATTGTCCGAGAGTCTCCCCAATGGCTGGCCGGCGGTTCTGGACGACGCAAGCCGTGGAGAGGTTGCCGTGGCGCTTGGCACATGGACCGCCTACACTCCAGAAACGCATAAGGAGCGCGTCAAGCAGGCTCGGGCAGTTCTCCGCGCTACGCCACCACCGCCCGGCTGGCGTCCTCGCGGGCCCGACGACGAATTGCTACGTATGCTCCTGCCCGACGAGGAAGTTTGA
- a CDS encoding Tox-REase-5 domain-containing protein — translation MRAVERGGDSARTLLHARRAGSVEDGKGEGVGWPDGVGDGRPFEVPFSVDYFQGFLLRARVPSTALPGDGRTLSPQQAMELLPHLLSTPVTLGNFGLRRMAAHLLLEVATGDVAVSRDELHARMRRFSRVLVLRPDGYLVKPSTGVAVQKAGEVVLAGDGILRADRIEVGPFYAIDGGRLFPVDARLDVLHGARPVGTYTPDEDAGLAVAEGAALAVVDTVEGLYRLVFHTGETLEGLTQLPGAVRAMYENAPRLWNEFRHKPYAEQVRTVSRLATGAVLLVGTSGAGAAKAASWGGHLGSISIPLLSLSGEGLLAVRLVALPVRGTVAVGGQALSATYVLHMANVGSQGLGAGGGWPPVGGPGQWVEDTSSMSEQARAYQAQVTGAPKRWVYRVCRGADCVDYDGFDLNTGTLLEAKARGYDKWFDQDLKTRFKYKGVDDMMKQARRQTRMAGLLRVRWLVAEPRMVAILKKLFKENNIEGIEIVHKPPMLEADPL, via the coding sequence GTGCGAGCAGTTGAGCGCGGTGGCGACTCGGCGCGGACTCTGCTTCATGCCCGGCGTGCTGGCTCGGTGGAGGATGGGAAAGGAGAGGGTGTCGGGTGGCCGGATGGGGTGGGGGATGGGCGTCCCTTCGAGGTCCCCTTCAGTGTCGACTACTTCCAGGGCTTCCTCCTGCGGGCCAGGGTGCCCTCCACGGCTCTGCCTGGGGACGGGCGCACGTTGAGCCCGCAGCAGGCGATGGAACTGCTGCCGCACCTGCTGTCCACGCCGGTGACACTGGGCAACTTCGGGCTGCGCCGAATGGCGGCGCACCTGCTCCTGGAGGTCGCCACGGGAGACGTGGCGGTGTCGCGGGACGAGCTTCATGCACGCATGCGTCGCTTCTCTCGGGTGCTGGTGTTGCGCCCGGACGGCTACCTGGTCAAGCCCTCCACGGGCGTGGCCGTGCAGAAGGCGGGCGAGGTGGTGCTGGCGGGAGACGGCATCTTGCGAGCGGACCGCATCGAGGTGGGCCCGTTCTATGCGATCGACGGCGGTCGGCTCTTCCCGGTGGATGCCAGGCTCGATGTGCTGCACGGGGCACGCCCCGTAGGTACCTACACACCAGATGAAGACGCGGGGTTGGCGGTGGCGGAAGGGGCTGCGCTGGCGGTGGTGGACACGGTGGAGGGTCTCTACCGGCTCGTCTTCCACACAGGGGAGACACTGGAGGGGCTGACGCAGCTTCCGGGCGCCGTGCGGGCGATGTACGAGAACGCGCCGCGCCTCTGGAATGAGTTCCGTCACAAGCCTTATGCGGAGCAGGTGCGCACCGTCTCCCGGCTCGCCACGGGCGCGGTGCTGCTGGTGGGCACCTCGGGCGCGGGAGCTGCGAAAGCGGCGTCCTGGGGAGGACACCTGGGGAGTATTTCCATCCCCCTGCTATCGCTCTCGGGCGAGGGTCTTCTGGCCGTGCGACTGGTGGCGTTGCCCGTTCGAGGTACGGTGGCCGTTGGCGGCCAGGCGCTGAGCGCGACCTATGTGCTGCACATGGCAAACGTGGGGTCCCAGGGCCTCGGAGCTGGTGGTGGGTGGCCTCCGGTAGGTGGGCCTGGGCAGTGGGTAGAGGACACCTCGAGCATGTCCGAGCAGGCCCGGGCCTATCAGGCCCAGGTGACGGGTGCGCCCAAACGGTGGGTCTACAGGGTCTGCCGAGGTGCCGATTGCGTGGACTACGACGGATTCGACCTCAACACGGGCACGCTGCTCGAAGCCAAGGCTCGCGGATACGACAAGTGGTTCGACCAGGACCTCAAGACCCGGTTCAAGTACAAGGGCGTGGATGACATGATGAAGCAGGCACGCCGGCAGACGAGGATGGCCGGATTGCTCCGAGTTCGTTGGCTCGTCGCGGAGCCTCGGATGGTTGCCATCCTCAAGAAGCTGTTCAAGGAAAACAACATCGAGGGCATCGAGATCGTGCACAAGCCACCGATGCTCGAGGCAGACCCCCTATGA
- a CDS encoding immunity 52 family protein: MRETYYAGAYWGRRQESAEKCAQRAEIFFRLLAECHPSYAHWYEKTNSTKRGSPLEFEPTRETFVSFFGKKKYQNGLDGFSFGAWTGHEEEDQGGAVTIFCGSHDEGSSNHVLLYFPVEEPGRERMLTASVVAGVMRAMALAWEPNWGVIVSGDLRDALSEQGSAGTFMGWVTYFSRQRGEVPALPEPVCVEPVEQKGTLVLLSPERISGRNPEHLALGRRVQQLLDEQGLLRRVVERCITPTA; encoded by the coding sequence ATGAGAGAGACCTACTACGCAGGCGCTTACTGGGGGCGACGTCAGGAGTCGGCCGAGAAGTGCGCTCAGCGGGCAGAGATCTTCTTCCGGCTGTTGGCGGAGTGCCACCCGAGCTATGCCCACTGGTACGAGAAGACGAACTCGACGAAGAGGGGCTCCCCGCTCGAATTCGAGCCCACGCGCGAGACCTTCGTGAGCTTCTTCGGCAAGAAGAAGTATCAAAATGGATTGGACGGCTTCTCCTTCGGGGCCTGGACGGGGCACGAGGAAGAGGACCAGGGGGGGGCCGTCACGATCTTCTGTGGCTCACATGACGAAGGTTCTTCGAACCACGTGCTGCTCTACTTTCCGGTGGAGGAGCCAGGCCGTGAGAGGATGCTCACCGCATCCGTGGTCGCCGGGGTGATGCGAGCCATGGCCCTCGCATGGGAGCCGAATTGGGGAGTCATCGTCTCCGGGGACCTTCGAGATGCTCTTTCAGAACAAGGCTCGGCCGGGACCTTCATGGGCTGGGTGACGTACTTCTCGCGCCAACGGGGTGAGGTGCCCGCGTTGCCGGAGCCCGTATGCGTGGAGCCAGTGGAACAGAAGGGGACGCTCGTCCTTCTCTCCCCCGAGCGCATCAGTGGGCGCAACCCCGAGCACCTCGCCCTGGGTCGTCGCGTCCAACAACTGCTCGACGAGCAGGGTTTGCTCAGGAGGGTGGTCGAACGGTGCATCACGCCGACGGCATGA
- a CDS encoding NUDIX hydrolase, translating to MSNGRAWQGNVKARLYERVRERGYDSLTAFADARPAVPLYLLAEELGKDDVAGVQVLSGLLAEAERRKQVTRFVRDVFTRLWSQSVPDGWPPVLDDANRFKVAEAIGSWIAYTPETHKERARQVRTALLAMPPPPGWRPLGPDDELLLSLLPDEEV from the coding sequence ATGAGCAACGGACGTGCTTGGCAGGGCAACGTGAAGGCACGCCTGTACGAGCGGGTTCGCGAGCGTGGTTACGATTCCCTCACCGCCTTCGCTGACGCGCGTCCCGCCGTCCCGCTATACTTGCTGGCCGAGGAATTAGGCAAGGATGATGTCGCCGGGGTACAGGTACTGAGCGGGTTGCTCGCCGAGGCGGAGCGACGCAAGCAGGTCACGCGGTTTGTGCGCGATGTATTCACGCGCCTGTGGTCCCAGAGCGTTCCCGACGGTTGGCCACCCGTTCTGGACGATGCAAACCGTTTCAAGGTTGCCGAGGCGATTGGCTCGTGGATTGCCTATACCCCCGAAACTCATAAGGAGCGTGCCAGGCAGGTCAGGACAGCTCTCCTGGCCATGCCTCCTCCGCCAGGATGGCGGCCTCTCGGCCCTGATGACGAACTGCTTCTCTCTCTTCTACCTGACGAGGAAGTCTGA
- a CDS encoding DUF2380 domain-containing protein — MAGPDSAEGEARKKALAAQLAFRGALREVSGATRSISGEFSRLKARGRGIGDGNGAFVRYVDFGVGQLRWMDAQLAAATRLANAASEVEDPDMQLALLRLAGPRLEAAMLGSLLLAAWVDFLHLSDAVLTQHFYSVERMFADMWRWQEMLEPAMTALSSQEHGQVEAAARDVPPLVGHLTEEFAATVERMRVAAENLQKALVLKEAIEMATMLSTMRFSLPSVPPSAPALVGMGLAVGGDGVMMGTRMVVSAEWVEMMRHLVRAGVLSVPVVSAAVRIQAGQVMLARAHGELPRGVREALGDGPEVGAMHETGKTGAGMAEPPRHHVMPKEFRAWFERRGFTGEMDIDEFCVKLEQAHHEAIHGGGHWKLGRTWPGEWNRMIMKVLYEAETRAGRMLTRNEILNIVAERMEDYYIPMNLIPWRGP, encoded by the coding sequence GTGGCGGGCCCAGACAGCGCGGAGGGCGAGGCGCGGAAGAAGGCCCTCGCGGCTCAACTGGCGTTTCGCGGTGCCCTTCGCGAAGTGTCTGGCGCCACCCGCAGCATCTCCGGCGAGTTCTCGAGGCTCAAGGCCCGTGGACGCGGTATTGGCGACGGCAACGGCGCCTTCGTCCGCTACGTGGACTTCGGCGTCGGGCAACTGCGGTGGATGGACGCCCAGCTCGCCGCCGCCACCCGGCTGGCCAACGCCGCTTCGGAGGTGGAGGACCCGGACATGCAACTCGCCCTGCTGCGCCTCGCCGGCCCACGGCTCGAGGCCGCCATGCTCGGCTCGCTCCTGCTCGCCGCCTGGGTCGACTTCCTCCACCTCTCCGACGCCGTGCTCACCCAGCACTTCTACAGCGTGGAGAGGATGTTCGCGGACATGTGGCGCTGGCAGGAGATGCTCGAGCCCGCCATGACAGCGCTCTCATCCCAGGAGCACGGGCAGGTGGAGGCCGCGGCGCGCGACGTGCCCCCACTGGTGGGCCACCTCACGGAGGAATTCGCGGCCACGGTGGAGAGAATGCGCGTGGCGGCGGAGAACCTCCAGAAAGCGCTGGTGCTCAAGGAAGCCATCGAGATGGCCACGATGCTCTCGACGATGAGGTTCTCGCTGCCCTCGGTGCCGCCGTCCGCTCCCGCCCTGGTGGGCATGGGCCTGGCGGTGGGCGGCGACGGCGTGATGATGGGCACGCGGATGGTGGTGTCCGCCGAGTGGGTGGAGATGATGCGCCACCTGGTGCGAGCGGGCGTCCTCTCCGTGCCCGTTGTCAGCGCCGCCGTGCGGATTCAGGCGGGACAGGTGATGTTGGCGCGGGCGCACGGCGAGCTGCCGAGGGGCGTGCGCGAGGCGCTGGGAGATGGGCCCGAGGTGGGGGCCATGCACGAGACGGGCAAGACGGGGGCTGGCATGGCCGAGCCGCCGCGGCACCACGTCATGCCCAAGGAGTTCCGCGCGTGGTTCGAGAGGCGCGGCTTCACCGGCGAGATGGATATTGACGAGTTCTGCGTCAAGCTGGAGCAAGCGCACCACGAGGCCATCCATGGCGGTGGACACTGGAAGCTGGGCCGCACCTGGCCGGGTGAATGGAACCGGATGATCATGAAAGTGCTGTACGAGGCCGAAACCAGGGCTGGCCGGATGTTGACGCGGAATGAGATCCTGAACATCGTCGCGGAGCGCATGGAGGATTACTACATACCGATGAATTTAATCCCGTGGAGAGGGCCATGA
- a CDS encoding NUDIX hydrolase has product MSKDRSWEGNVKARLYERVRERGYDSLTAFADARPTASLVELAEELGPDDVAGVQVFSGLVAEAERNHQVTRLVRGQLVRELCACLPNGWPTVLDDTNRFDVAHALGAWIAFTPETHKERARKVRDVLLATPPPPGWLPLGPDDELLRTLLPDEEV; this is encoded by the coding sequence ATGAGCAAGGACCGTTCTTGGGAGGGCAACGTGAAGGCTCGCCTGTATGAGCGGGTCCGCGAGCGCGGTTATGATTCGCTTACTGCTTTCGCTGATGCCCGCCCTACTGCTTCGCTGGTGGAACTGGCCGAGGAGCTTGGTCCGGACGACGTCGCAGGCGTGCAGGTGTTCAGCGGATTGGTGGCCGAAGCAGAGCGGAACCATCAGGTCACACGCCTTGTGCGCGGACAACTCGTTCGCGAACTGTGCGCGTGTCTCCCCAATGGCTGGCCGACTGTGTTGGACGACACAAATCGTTTCGATGTCGCTCATGCACTCGGCGCGTGGATTGCCTTCACCCCAGAAACCCATAAGGAGCGAGCCAGGAAGGTCAGGGACGTGCTTCTCGCTACCCCACCGCCCCCCGGTTGGCTCCCCCTCGGGCCCGATGACGAGTTGCTGCGCACGCTCCTGCCTGACGAGGAAGTTTGA
- a CDS encoding NUDIX hydrolase: MSKDRSWEGNVKARLYERVRERGYDSLTAFAESRPTASLLALADELGEEDIAAVQVFSGLVAEAEQSRRVTRLVRGQLVRELSQRLPNGWPAVLDDANRLKVAVVLARWSTYTPETHEERVKKIGDALLVTPPPPGWRPLGPDDELLVTLLPDEEV; the protein is encoded by the coding sequence ATGAGCAAGGATCGCTCCTGGGAAGGCAACGTGAAGGCTCGCCTGTATGAGCGGGTTCGCGAACGTGGCTACGATTCGCTCACCGCCTTCGCTGAGTCACGCCCCACCGCTTCGCTCCTTGCACTGGCGGATGAGCTTGGCGAGGAGGACATTGCGGCAGTGCAGGTGTTCAGCGGGTTGGTTGCCGAGGCTGAGCAAAGCCGCAGAGTCACGCGTTTGGTGCGCGGGCAACTCGTGCGCGAACTGTCTCAGCGTCTCCCGAACGGGTGGCCGGCCGTGCTCGATGACGCGAATCGTCTCAAGGTTGCCGTGGTGCTCGCTCGTTGGAGTACCTACACGCCAGAAACTCATGAGGAGCGCGTCAAGAAGATCGGCGATGCACTCCTGGTCACGCCACCGCCTCCCGGTTGGCGTCCCCTCGGGCCAGACGACGAATTACTGGTCACGCTTCTACCTGACGAGGAAGTTTGA
- a CDS encoding NUDIX hydrolase has translation MSDGHPFQGNWVVRLYERVRERGYDSLTAFADARPAVPLHLLAKELGRDDIAGVQVLRGLLAEAERRRQVTRFVRDVFTRLWTQSVPDGWPTTLDDANRFKVAKALGSWIAYTPESHEERARRAGDVLLATPPPPGWRPLGPDDELLRSLLPDEVV, from the coding sequence ATGAGCGACGGACATCCCTTTCAGGGCAACTGGGTAGTGCGCCTGTACGAGCGGGTCCGTGAGCGCGGTTACGACTCGCTCACCGCCTTCGCTGATGCGCGCCCCGCGGTGCCGCTGCACTTACTGGCCAAGGAGCTGGGCAGGGACGACATCGCTGGGGTGCAGGTGTTGCGGGGGCTGCTCGCTGAGGCGGAGCGGCGCAGGCAGGTCACGCGGTTTGTGCGAGATGTATTTACGCGCCTGTGGACCCAGAGCGTCCCCGACGGCTGGCCGACAACGCTGGATGACGCTAATCGTTTCAAGGTCGCCAAGGCACTCGGTTCGTGGATTGCCTATACCCCTGAATCTCATGAGGAACGCGCAAGAAGGGCCGGCGATGTGCTCCTCGCCACTCCACCGCCACCCGGCTGGCGCCCCCTGGGGCCCGATGACGAGTTGCTGCGCTCGCTCCTGCCCGACGAGGTGGTGTGA
- a CDS encoding NUDIX hydrolase, whose product MSDGRAWEGNVKARLYERVRERGYDSLTAFAEARPTASLLALADELGEEDIAAVQVFSGLVSEAEQSRRVTRLVRGQLVRELSQRLPNGWPAVLDDANRLKVAVALARWSTYTPETHEERVKKIGDALLVTPPPPGWRPLGPDDELLRTLLSDEEV is encoded by the coding sequence ATGAGCGACGGACGTGCTTGGGAGGGCAACGTGAAAGCGCGTCTGTACGAGCGGGTCCGCGAGCGCGGCTATGATTCGCTCACCGCGTTCGCCGAGGCGCGCCCCACCGCTTCGCTCCTTGCACTGGCGGATGAGCTTGGCGAGGAGGACATTGCGGCAGTGCAGGTGTTCAGCGGGTTGGTTTCCGAGGCTGAGCAAAGCCGCAGAGTCACGCGTTTGGTGCGCGGGCAACTCGTGCGCGAACTGTCTCAGCGTCTCCCGAACGGGTGGCCGGCCGTGCTCGATGACGCGAATCGTCTCAAGGTTGCCGTGGCGCTCGCTCGTTGGAGTACCTACACGCCAGAAACTCATGAGGAGCGCGTCAAGAAGATCGGCGATGCACTCCTGGTCACGCCACCGCCTCCTGGTTGGCGCCCCCTCGGGCCCGACGACGAGTTGCTGCGCACGCTCCTGTCTGACGAGGAAGTCTGA
- a CDS encoding TetR/AcrR family transcriptional regulator, translated as MSRRDPEESRPPPRPKQLRGEDLEEKVLEVVLSELDRVGHEKLAFEQVAARAGVNKVTLYRHWPTKLELIRAAVQRVAEETPSHPDTGTLRGDLLEQFRILRAQARDPTLRAVFRLLFDARPGDPVGELVHELRREKDAQVMHIYERAIERGELRPDADPQLIHGLLFGSVLSFELLRWGDEEGTPLEAVIDLVLAGAQHPPKAEQRRPARGKHAR; from the coding sequence ATGAGCAGGAGAGACCCAGAGGAGTCCAGGCCCCCACCCCGGCCCAAACAGCTTCGCGGCGAGGACCTCGAGGAGAAGGTGCTCGAGGTCGTGTTGAGCGAGCTGGACCGGGTGGGCCACGAGAAGCTCGCCTTCGAGCAGGTCGCCGCGCGCGCGGGCGTGAACAAGGTCACGCTCTACCGACACTGGCCCACGAAGCTGGAGCTCATCCGGGCCGCGGTGCAGCGTGTCGCGGAGGAGACACCCTCTCATCCAGATACCGGGACACTCCGGGGAGACCTCCTCGAGCAGTTCCGCATCCTGCGCGCACAGGCCCGCGACCCCACACTCCGCGCGGTCTTCCGGTTGCTGTTCGATGCGAGACCGGGAGATCCCGTCGGGGAACTCGTGCATGAACTGCGCAGGGAGAAGGATGCCCAGGTGATGCACATCTACGAGCGAGCCATCGAGCGCGGCGAGCTGCGGCCAGACGCCGACCCCCAGCTCATCCATGGTCTGCTCTTCGGCTCCGTGCTCAGCTTCGAGCTGTTGCGCTGGGGTGACGAGGAGGGCACGCCCCTGGAGGCCGTGATCGATCTCGTGCTCGCCGGCGCGCAGCACCCCCCCAAGGCGGAGCAGCGCCGCCCGGCCCGTGGCAAGCACGCACGCTGA
- a CDS encoding polysaccharide biosynthesis/export family protein: MGMMGAKSWAVMGMLLLSSGCAHQATRPVDNSDQPYRIGREDVLDVAVWRDGDLSRTLPVRPDGFISLPMVGEVRAEGRTPVELSDQIRESLKPYVQDPRVTVIVREVNSTRVFITGEVAHPGAYPLRGRVSVLQAIALAGGFTDFADRDGIVVLRRQGAEGEPIPVSYSELVEDAKNNEPLALRPGDTIVVP, encoded by the coding sequence ATGGGAATGATGGGCGCGAAGTCGTGGGCGGTGATGGGGATGCTCCTCCTGTCGTCGGGGTGTGCTCACCAGGCCACGCGGCCGGTGGACAACTCGGACCAGCCGTACCGCATCGGCCGGGAGGATGTGTTGGATGTGGCGGTGTGGCGCGATGGGGACCTGTCGCGCACGCTGCCGGTGCGGCCGGATGGTTTCATCTCCCTGCCCATGGTGGGTGAGGTGAGGGCCGAGGGGCGCACGCCCGTCGAGCTGTCGGATCAGATCCGCGAGTCGCTCAAGCCCTACGTGCAGGATCCGCGCGTGACGGTGATCGTCCGCGAGGTCAACAGCACCCGCGTCTTCATCACCGGTGAGGTGGCGCATCCGGGGGCCTATCCCCTGCGCGGCCGGGTGTCGGTGCTCCAGGCGATCGCCCTGGCCGGCGGCTTCACGGACTTCGCGGATCGCGACGGCATCGTGGTGCTGCGCCGCCAGGGCGCCGAGGGCGAGCCCATTCCGGTGAGCTACAGCGAGCTGGTGGAGGACGCGAAGAACAACGAGCCGCTGGCCCTGCGCCCTGGCGACACCATCGTCGTGCCGTAG
- a CDS encoding GumC family protein has translation MERGMTADQVLKALWRRKVLVGAIVLAVFAVGAAIVLVQPNVYEATAVVRVQPQRPGEEMVQRTVSELAEQRLLTVRQELMSRPVLQKAIEEMNLYPDIVSEKGIEAAIVRMRKDITVRVEGETAFELVYASTDPNVAAQVANRLPQLFAEETLKSRQTQAARATKLFEDEITALSATVTGWEKKIAQFKVAHIGELPEQLEMNMRGLERVGALLQTKSEELRVAEARRSDLARARNAADSEAGRLEAAESGLTRDLVSARSSWTADHPEVKRLDQELSTMTAKRKDAEGRQWAERQERTRVTSLIAAIQKDIEELHQQAKSYQERLDRTPKWAHELGVLQRDYEIARTKYQSVVSRRVEAELAQELELRGAEDLFHVVSPASVPALAARPDRMSGLLIALLVALGLGLLTGVVLEMRDDSIRDTQELRDRLPLPVLAVVPNMQGKVEKRVLMPATGARNVVPPNSTDSTLN, from the coding sequence ATGGAGCGTGGGATGACGGCTGACCAGGTGCTGAAGGCACTGTGGCGCCGCAAGGTGTTGGTCGGGGCCATTGTGTTGGCGGTTTTCGCGGTGGGCGCCGCGATCGTGTTGGTGCAGCCCAACGTGTACGAGGCGACGGCGGTGGTGCGTGTGCAGCCGCAGCGCCCCGGTGAGGAGATGGTGCAGCGCACCGTGAGCGAGCTCGCCGAGCAACGCCTGCTCACCGTGCGTCAGGAGCTGATGTCGCGGCCGGTGCTTCAGAAGGCCATCGAGGAGATGAACCTCTATCCGGACATCGTGTCGGAGAAGGGCATCGAGGCGGCCATCGTCCGCATGCGCAAGGACATCACCGTGCGCGTGGAGGGGGAGACGGCCTTCGAGCTGGTCTATGCCAGCACGGATCCGAACGTGGCGGCCCAGGTGGCCAACCGCCTGCCGCAGCTCTTCGCCGAGGAGACGCTCAAGTCGCGTCAGACCCAGGCCGCGCGCGCCACCAAGCTCTTCGAGGACGAGATCACCGCCCTGTCCGCCACGGTGACGGGCTGGGAGAAGAAGATCGCCCAGTTCAAGGTGGCCCACATCGGTGAGCTGCCCGAGCAGCTCGAGATGAACATGCGCGGTCTGGAGCGCGTGGGCGCCCTCCTGCAGACCAAGTCCGAGGAGCTGCGCGTCGCCGAGGCCCGCCGCTCCGACCTGGCCCGGGCGCGCAACGCCGCGGACAGCGAGGCGGGCCGGCTCGAGGCCGCCGAGAGTGGCCTCACCCGCGACCTGGTGTCCGCCCGCTCCTCCTGGACGGCGGATCACCCCGAGGTGAAGCGTCTGGACCAGGAGCTCTCCACCATGACGGCCAAGCGCAAGGACGCCGAGGGCCGCCAGTGGGCCGAGCGCCAGGAGCGCACCCGGGTGACGAGCCTCATCGCCGCCATCCAGAAGGACATCGAGGAGCTGCACCAGCAGGCGAAGTCCTACCAGGAGCGCCTGGATCGCACCCCGAAGTGGGCCCACGAGCTGGGTGTCCTGCAGCGCGACTACGAGATCGCCCGCACGAAGTACCAGAGCGTGGTGTCGCGCCGGGTGGAGGCCGAGCTGGCGCAGGAGCTGGAGCTGCGCGGCGCCGAGGACCTCTTCCACGTCGTCTCCCCGGCCTCCGTGCCGGCCCTCGCCGCCAGGCCCGACCGGATGAGCGGCCTGCTCATCGCCCTGCTGGTGGCGCTGGGCCTGGGACTCCTCACCGGTGTGGTGCTCGAGATGCGCGACGACAGCATCCGCGACACCCAGGAGCTGCGTGACCGCCTGCCCCTGCCTGTCCTCGCGGTGGTCCCGAACATGCAAGGGAAGGTGGAGAAGCGGGTGTTGATGCCCGCCACGGGGGCCCGCAACGTGGTGCCTCCCAACTCGACGGACTCGACACTCAACTAG